From the genome of Apostichopus japonicus isolate 1M-3 chromosome 17, ASM3797524v1, whole genome shotgun sequence:
ACAActgaagaagacaaaaaaatgaataaattaaaagcTGAAAACATGTAttatattccattttttttagcATCGTAGATCAAAGTCTAGAGAAACAAACACGTTGGTtagatattattatatttcaagAAACTTTTGTTACCAAATTATTAAAAGGATTTAaacttttgtttggttttacCATACTAAGTAATAATTATTCATAAACCAACAAAAGATTGATAGATTAACAATGAATCTCCCAGAAAATTCAACTAGATTGTTACACAATACATTCACTATTCTTTTGTTTCAACCATTAgaggaaaagtcacattaaaaacaataaagaaaaccaTTTAAAAGTTAAGCACATGTGGCTAGACTTGATCCAAGTCTTCAGTCTCCCAAGCGGAGAAAGATTTTTCCTAAATAAActgtctggggggggggtggggtgtgaaTCTCTAAACACCAAACAGCTAAAAGAAACAGCACACACTAAGGCtgaagacttggtcaagtctaaacAGGGCATGTTCAAAATTTTGAGCCATAAACATGCCTCAATATTTGGATGGATTTGCTTCAATCTCCTTTTAGTGATCGTATGTTAAATGATAATTCAACTCATTTTAGCATGGAATCTTCTAATTTCAGTATCAAGTGTTGTAtctaggagtgttagcttaGTGGTTAATgtcggtgccttccaatcataaggtttCCGGTTCGAGTcaatccaagattaatgtacagtatgtcatccagttcagagttgttgacaattcataatcatggacggtaaatatgaatgtaagagactgtcttcggtcagcttgcggcattgataagccaatgaggcttcttcgtgagttcctgcttgcaggagaatctaaaatacatacatacaaacacccgtacatacatacatacatacatacatgaacTGTAAGATCAGCCAATGAGCTTGACTGCTACGGAAGTTTAAAAGAATCAAAAGACCTTTGAGAAGAACAGAAAATAAGAGGCCTCCTTTTGTAGCTATTTCAAAAAATTGATTCCATATCAAACAGTTCTAACTTCAACAGCTGTGCACACCACATCAGTTCTCACTGCTAAACTTTGCTGAATATGCTCGGGTCTTTCCAGAAACAGCAACTTTCTCAACGTGTGACTGGGAAGAGCTGTCTGCGCAATCCACCTGTTTTCCTGCTTGGCCTTTGTCGCTTTCGCCAATTCTTTGTTTATTAACGTCATGATCGACTGCATCTCGCAGTCGGGATACTTGGACAGGATGTGCGTCAGTGCCATGATGAACCACGACCCCTTCTCCTTTGACCGTGCGCTCTTGTAGCCCGGTATCGTCGACAGCAACAGGCAGAGGTCCACCTCGTTGGGCAACATCTCCAGACTCGAACCCATGCCGGCTGTCTGTCTGGTTGGCGATTGAGGGGCCGTCTCCGTGGTAACCGCCTGCCAACTGTTGCCTTGGCAAGCTTGTACGATAAATACCTTGGGTTTGTCAATGAGAGTGGGACAGCTTTGACCTTTGAAATATCCTGTTGGtgatttgagaaaaaaaaaaccccggTCAGCCACAATTTACTAAATGCAGGTAAAGTTGAAAGCCGTCCTTAGTGATGGACAGAGAGTAACCTATTGTAGGTGTCCCCAGGAGAAACAAAAATACCATTGCATCCTGTTAACCAGTGGCATAGCCAAAATGAATGGGCTCCTCCACCTCACCTCACCTTCCCCGACCCCCCCCCATCTTTCACTTAAGGCAAACTATCTAAATTTAATTCAATTGTAAATAGAGCCGTACACAGACACCGGACAAAAGTTCAATATGATTGCTAGCCTATGAAATTATTTTACGAAAGGTTTTGCGggaccaaccccccccccccacccccactcccatCAAAGAAAGGTCTAGTATTTACATGGGCTTCTCTCTTAGATTAATAGTAGCAATGAATGAAACTTTATCATTTCTTCAGTATGTATACACAATTACAAAAAATGTATGACAGAAATTTCACTCATGGAAAAAAGGTTCTAACTTGTGTCACGTATTTGGAACTTTTTCCAGTTCTTTAACGGTCAGGAACCCCTTTCTCAAAGAGTGTATAGTGTGCAATGGGACAATTTTTGCAACGATTTTAATATACCAATTATGAACTTGAAGAAATGAAGGGAgatatgaaaaaaatgaaataaaatactggTCGAGTCAGACCACCCAAACACAAGCCCGTAAAGCATGCACTAAGAATCAAGTGGATCTTTCTTCCTAGAACCGAATTTTTCCAGAATTCTCAAAATATTCTTACCAATAATCTTTGCCAACTCTACAGGTATCCCATCCTTTCCGAGGACAATGCCCTTATTACCATGAGACAGGATGCAGCAAATGAAGGCATTATATCTGCTGTGGTCACGCCCTTGTAATTCCTTCATCTTTAGGCGAATCTCGTCTGCGGTGAGATCCCGTTCGATCTCAACTTCAAATCGCAATTTACGAAATATCCTTTTCAAATTCTCTGTACAACGagagagaagaaacaaaaagcAGTTAGAACATCTGTGATGATTGAGCCTTTGACAATCTACTCCTAATTTAGAGTCCTGTATTCTTGTACTTGTCAGTCCAGGAAGAGAAATTGCGACAGTATGTTTAAGGTATCGCCAATTACGTCGGAAGAAAAGACCAAAATTGGCCCAGGTTTGTGGAAACAATATGCGGGGAAAATATACACTGTTTCTGTACTCTGGTATCATTGGCTGCCAGATTATCTTTGAATGATGCCAAATTATGTTACATATTGAAGCAAAAACTGAGCAATTTCATTAAGGAAATGAAGATTTAGTTGACGctttgatatgaaaatggaaAAGCACCGTCAAGCATAGTCAAGTCGGTGGAGGGAATTTTTAGAACTTTTCTTTGCTGTTCTCAAATCCAATTCCTAGAGCTCTGACTGTCAAAGTCTGAGTCCTTGACAGTCGACTCCCAAATTAGAGTCCTGTCACTGTTCAGCCGCCCCCCTCTCCCCAAGGGCGGCgaaagcacttttaatctggggggcaccgacatcaaagggcactttgcagaaatttgattggactgatgcagccttatatttagtaccctttataactcttattgtattatcttatttgcgtatacaaaTCACTCCATCAaagcccccccctccccccctcatggaaaatatgcatactagcactgcaatatccaatgtgcaaattgggaaacaaggaacaagttttctttgagacaaaatgaggtgaaaacatgctagttgctaatgtaggaatcttcagaattagagtttatttcttgttaatatcttaacaagttttctccattcgaaatagctttgagtttgacccacagaaattcattaaaagttagGGGCGTgaccaggatttgcaaagttgtatgcacgactatcagagcggagcgccaccatcggttggcgctgAGCGAACAATAAaaatttggttttacaaacccctcagatggccgaaaacagcacttcccgagtgttcattctggttccctggcctcctgctaacttgagacacctcaatttttgtgtagaaaaagggcacatttttaacctgaggaaaagtggggggcacatgccccctgtgccccccggttccgccgcccttgcccctCCCCTACCGTTTACctctgggtatatatatatatactcactgACATCTTCTTCCGTGCCCTCTCTGTTCGATGGCTCAGTTTGCCCTGGCTTGCGATCGAAATGCTCATTGGACAGGATCAAACAGATGCCCTTGGGGTTGGCGTCCATCCGGTAGCATgatatttttaactttgactGCTGGTGAGTCTGGTATTCGTGTTGATGTGTGAACCATTCTGTGGGATCCTCTTCCGCATTGCTAAAGGTGTTGACTTTGGAAAACACAAAGCAAAAGAACAATGGAAAGACCTCAAAGGAAAACAATACACAGAAGAATAACAATAGAGACATTCTTCTACAATGTAAATGATGGGTTTGGCTTCTGGAGCAGATTCAAGAGCACCGTTAAACAAACTTTGAGTGttgaaaacacaaagaaaaacaatagaaagaCCTCAAAGGAAAACAACATATAGAAGAATAACAATAGAGACATTCTTCTATAATGGAAATGATGGGTTTGGCTTCTGGAGTAGGTTCAAGAGCACCGTTACCCAAAATTTGAGTGTTGGaaacacaaaggaaaacaatagAAATACCTCAAAGGAAAACGATACAAAGAAGAATAACAATAGAGACATTCTTCTATAATGTAAATGATGGGTTTGGCTTCTGGAGTAGGTTCAACAGCACCGTTACCCAAAATTTGAGTATTGGaaacacaaaggaaaacaatagAAATACCTCAAAGGAAAACAATACAAAGAAGAATAACAATAGCGACATTCTTCTATAATGTAAATGATGGGTTTGGCTTCTGAAGTAGGTTCAAGAGCATGGTTACCCAAACTTTCAGTGTTGGaaacacaaaggaaaacaatagAAAGACCTCAAAGGAAAATAATACAAAGAAGAATAACAATAGAAACATTCTTCTATAATGTAAATGATGGGTTTGGCTTCTGAAGTAGGTTCAAGAGCATGGTTACCCAAACTTTCAGTGTTGGaaacacaaaggaaaacaatagAAAGACCTCAAAGGAAAACAATACAAAGAAGAATAACAATAGAGACATTCTTCTATAATGGAAATGATGGGTTTGGCTTCTGGAGTAGGTTCAACAGCACCGTTACCCAAAATTTGAGTATTGGaaacacaaaggaaaacaatagAAATACCTCAAAGGAAAACACTACAAAGAAGAATAACAATAGCGACATTCTTCTATAATGTAAATGATGGGTTTGGCTTCTGAAGTAGGTTCAAGAGCATGGTTACCCAAAATTTGAGTGTTGGaaacacaaaggaaaacaatagAAATACCTCAAAGGAAAACAATACAAAGAAGAATAACAATAGAGACATTCTTCTATAATGTAAAGTAGATTCAAGAGCACGCTTAGCACGGTTATCCAAACTTTGAGTGTTTGACCTCCTTCCTGGGATTTCTGACCCTTCACTGAAGTTTATTAAAttttagaaatgaaatataactcatgaattaaaaggaaaaaaaataaaaaattagacTAATATATGTATTGCTGaatgctataaaaaaaattgaaattaacatCGCCTCTTACCGATGGCCCTGTATTGAGTTGATTGACACCCTTGGAGTTTATCATGCCTTTCCTCATGGATTAATATACCTCAAAGCTACTTCTTAAATTTGTATattcttacatattttttatatatattcacatattttcataactttctTACTCATATTTATTAAAGAGCAAGAGGAACGATTTAATTTTCCATGCgtaataatatttaaaacattGGTTAAATAAATGATTTGAATCATTTTTTATCAAACCATTGGGATAAATGTTGATTACCTTGGAGGACACCTAAATCTAGATTAAATTAGAGGATTTCAACATTCTGTAAAGCTTATATCAAAGTTTGTACCAGATTGTCACCTTTTTTGTAATATAGATCTTTAAACAAGCAACAACAACCATAAAAATAAGACAGCGTTTTTAATGTACCATATATCTAGAACATCTATTCGAAGGCACAAATTTCGGAAACTTATATTTAAAATCAACATTAAACGCGTGGGACTTAGATAAACattgagcaatttttttttaaaaggtaCACCTactatgggggtggggggtggaggtTTGTTTGGAACCATAGGAGTAAAAGAAGAATTTGTACCAAACTTGCAATAAGAAAATAATGTTTGTTCTCGAATCGGCAACCTGTGCACAACTCTGAGATATATGGGTGACGTGGACAGGTATCTTAATTTTTATAggatttttatattttcagatagaaagagagaaaaaaagaaccaAATGAATCTGACACACtctcttttcaaataaatatcTAATAAAAGTGCCTCTTTTATACCAAAGGTGGACCAAATGCACCCCTTCTTTAAAGGCCCAGCCCTGAGCTGGTAGCAATTCTAAGCCCCAATCCACTCCTGTAACCGGTACTGTAACATAAACTATGACAGCTCATAGAACAAAGAGGGTTAGCTGTCTGGTATCAGGTAACTTGGTTTAATTGTAAAGAACCCTCGCACTCTAAAAAACTCCCCCCCGCCCCAAACAATTGATAGGAAGGCAACCTTGATGGTTGAAGTCAGGCTTCGTATAAAGtggtgttattttttattttacctgGTGGAAAGTCGCTGCTCTTTAACTGCCTCATGTTTTGATCAGCTTCCATTGGTTCTGGAGAATCTTTACCATCTTTTACACGGTCTGCATCATCGGTCTTACCGACCTCTAACTTTTGCATTGTGGATTCTGGTTGAGAAATAGCTGtgtaaaaattaaagaaatttgaGGTAATTAACTAACCTAAAAAGTAACAATGGTGCAAACAGAGGTAATGAAGGTACATTTACCTCTGAGGGGTGGGTGAGGTGTGGAAGGGCAGGGGCATAGGGGAGAAGGTATCACAGGGGGATGTATCACAACTGATTGAGTTGAATAacatttcttcaaaaaaaaaaacataaattgcaaaattttTGTATTATTGTCATCGGCATGTGTTTTACACCTTGTGAAGTCCCATTCCTAATGCCatatactactgtacacaatgtataaaatgtgaaatatataatataaacgaTTGAGAATGTTCACAATTACTCACGGCTAGAGAGCATAgatggggtcaccagaggtctaCGTTTGGGTCTCTTTGAATCTGTTGAGAAAGGTTTTTCTTTTAAGGGTAAGAAAAGAAACAgacaacatatatttattttgaattatAAAACAATTCAGCATTTAAAAAGCAGCAGAActtaattaatcattaatctTCATGGGCTATGCTAAATGGTCAAGTAGAACATTTGACACCTGGAATTTAAAACAATGTATGTAGCTATTCAAACAGAGACATAACAATAAACCAGTTCATGAGGTTCATTGAACCAGTGCATCTCTCCCccaacctcctccccccccccccctcaatgtCAAGATGCCAAAAAGTGTCGGTTTTGACATTTCGGTCCAACAGACTAGTTTATTCTTCAGTATTTGTCAACATACCTATACAATAGAATATCTTATTAAAATGACTAGTACTGttctgttttcttgttttatttagtTGACAAATAACTGTCCAATTTCAATACGAAATCTATAATGGTACCTTTTCTTTATTACATTTGCACTACCCAGATTTATCATGGTtcccttttctttgtttacGATTTTTCGGCAATCCATCAAGTGTAGTTTCGATGTAGTAACATGGTGAGAAGAGAACCCACAGCCCTCACTTCCCGAAAGTCGCAGACCGTCGGTATCTTCCACTATTATGCGAGGGGTGTTTTGCATTCGTGTAGAATCTAAAGCAGCAGTTTGTTTTG
Proteins encoded in this window:
- the LOC139985057 gene encoding uncharacterized protein isoform X1 — protein: MNPSSNLPIDIKPLDLSLAIARGTAKPSPKVRPSEDSKQLNDVKDGSDSQPSVSQEKFASIIMDVGNRIPNLRLEDVKFLCHDKVTDQAVLENAKSATDILSDMSTYGTLDKTNVGLVAELLHRIGMVKPKREVFEGTAINWPTDDGFSYLDPFRCLLHSVIQQLPKKKLTDLKDYCSIRSVASGQELDEIDNLLDFFKLLEDEDEIALDNIGLLKDFSEQVLKNKKVKNYIEEYEKERIKQGQPVLAMTFEESNKLLTIRAISKEGSIDLKKFYGSYDSIPTSKADSPVESDKSEKPFSTDSKRPKRRPLVTPSMLSSPISQPESTMQKLEVGKTDDADRVKDGKDSPEPMEADQNMRQLKSSDFPPVNTFSNAEEDPTEWFTHQHEYQTHQQSKLKISCYRMDANPKGICLILSNEHFDRKPGQTEPSNREGTEEDVKNLKRIFRKLRFEVEIERDLTADEIRLKMKELQGRDHSRYNAFICCILSHGNKGIVLGKDGIPVELAKIIGYFKGQSCPTLIDKPKVFIVQACQGNSWQAVTTETAPQSPTRQTAGMGSSLEMLPNEVDLCLLLSTIPGYKSARSKEKGSWFIMALTHILSKYPDCEMQSIMTLINKELAKATKAKQENRWIAQTALPSHTLRKLLFLERPEHIQQSLAVRTDVVCTAVEVRTV
- the LOC139985057 gene encoding caspase-8-like isoform X2, translating into MNPSSNLPIDIKPLDLSLAIARGTAKPSPKVRPSEDSKQLNDVKDGSDSQPSVSQEKFASIIMDVGNRIPNLRLEDVKFLCHDKVTDQAVLENAKSATDILSDMSTYGTLDKTNVGLVAELLHRIGMVKPKREVFEGTAINWPTDDGFSYLDPFRCLLHSVIQQLPKKKLTDLKDYCSIRSVASGQELDEIDNLLDFFKLLEDEDEIALDNIGLLKDFSEQVLKNKKVKNYIEEYEKERIKQGQPVLAMTFEESNKLLTIRAISKEGSIDLKKFYGSYDSIPTSKADSPVESDKSDSKRPKRRPLVTPSMLSSPISQPESTMQKLEVGKTDDADRVKDGKDSPEPMEADQNMRQLKSSDFPPVNTFSNAEEDPTEWFTHQHEYQTHQQSKLKISCYRMDANPKGICLILSNEHFDRKPGQTEPSNREGTEEDVKNLKRIFRKLRFEVEIERDLTADEIRLKMKELQGRDHSRYNAFICCILSHGNKGIVLGKDGIPVELAKIIGYFKGQSCPTLIDKPKVFIVQACQGNSWQAVTTETAPQSPTRQTAGMGSSLEMLPNEVDLCLLLSTIPGYKSARSKEKGSWFIMALTHILSKYPDCEMQSIMTLINKELAKATKAKQENRWIAQTALPSHTLRKLLFLERPEHIQQSLAVRTDVVCTAVEVRTV